The proteins below come from a single Alnus glutinosa chromosome 9, dhAlnGlut1.1, whole genome shotgun sequence genomic window:
- the LOC133877010 gene encoding 5'-3' exoribonuclease 3-like — MGVPSFFRWLKEKYPNVVVKATEDEGECINTSLPNPNGIEFDNLYLDLNGIIHPGLCPEDQPSPPETFEDVFNNIFDYVDNLFSIVRPRKLLYMAIDGVAPWAKMNQQRSGRFRTVKARERNDAEIERLMNAFVMEGKPVYDLLHKDESEVILDSHMITPGTEFMYKFSKALRSYVISRTNSDPGWRDIKVIISDANVPGEGEHKIMSFIRQQRNVSNGYNPNTRHCVCGLDADLIMLALATHEVHFSILREEPPTIDESPVKKRAWFKKPFEFVHVWILREYLELDIKISDPPPNLEIDLERIVDDFIFMCFFVGNDFLPRMPSLEVHEGAIDLLMTVYKKEFKNLGGYLLDMSRLSDSEDKRNGYINLSRVEKFILLVGSYEDKIFNKRIYLRERQLRYLCNDSDKQDEHEGHALSSEKAPTSIDSADIAEQDEHEGHALSSEKAPTSRDSADISEIDKNTDELIEKFNDNLRKNFDLFKNGQFVDKVRLGTTGWKERYYKEKFSAKTWRDIEILRKELVKKYTEGLLWVLLYYFSAVPSWSWFYPYHYSPFASDLKGLAQVSVEFRKGSPLKPFDSLLAVLPIKSAHVLPKVYQALMTDAEFKLIDFYPTDFDIDLDGKRFQWQGIAKLPFVEEERLLSETKELESGLLEDEALRNRNNVDQLYVSSTHKLASQILSLSPNENEVVEIDTSMSDGISGFIHLPNEDTEIVHREVHNSIEENCVLCVSFEMRDVVHIPGLLDGVILPIKSIAEEDIMETKLWHENYGNKPYSRLQNERWRKAYSSSNSASSISPKMIHEGYQSRFTTDSSSEVIYKGAGVGWGGGRGKVNDTSNINKHIESRERVTLPRNGETSGTNNVRQQRINFRDPSQQGRGQHGATVSPTSSLKHSSATSSVQGRGRSRHSSVEESASH; from the exons ATGGGTGTGCCGTCGTTCTTCCGGTGGTTGAAAGAGAAGTACCCAAACGTTGTGGTTAAAGCTACTGAAGATGAAGGAGAGTGCATCAACACCTCCTTGCCAAACCCTAATGGCATAGAGTTTGATAATCTCTACCTCGATTTGAATGGCATTATCCACCCCGGCTTATGCCCCGAGGATCAa CCTAGCCCTCCAGAAACGTTCGAAGATGTATTCAATAATATCTTTGACTACGTTGACAACCTTTTCAGCATCGTAAGACCACGGAAGTTACTTTATATGGCGATAG ATGGAGTTGCTCCATGGGCCAAAATGAATCAACAACGATCTGGACGTTTTCGGACTGTGAAGGCAAGGGAAAGAAAT GATGCGGAGATAGAGAGGCTAATGAATGCGTTTGTAATGGAAGGAAAACCGGTTTATGATCTTCTTCATAAAGACGAATCTGAAGTTATTTTAGATTCCCATATGATCACTCCAGGCACAGAATTTATGTACAAATTTTCCAAGGCCCTCAGAAGCTATGTTATTTCACGTACAAACAGTGATCCAGGCTGGAGGGACATCAAG GTTATTATTTCTGATGCCAATGTTCCTGGTGAGGGCGAACATAAGATAATGTCTTTTATTCGCCAGCAGCGAAACGTTAGTAATGGATATAATCCAAATACGAGGCACTGCGTCTGTGGTCTG GACGCTGATCTGATAATGCTTGCTTTAGCAACACATGAAGTTCATTTTTCCATTTTGAGAGAG GAGCCTCCAACAATCGATGAAAGTCCAGTAAAGAAAAGGGCATGGTTTAAAAAGCCTTTTGAG TTTGTACATGTATGGATTCTGCGGGAATATTTGGAGCTTGACATCAAAATATCTGACCCTCCACCCAATCTGGAGATAGATCTTGAGCGGATAGTTGATGATTTCATTTTCATGTGCTTTTTTGTGGGCAATGATTTCCTACCCCGTATGCCTTCCTTAGAAGTTCATGAG GGTGCTATTGATTTATTGATGACTGTTTACAAGAAGGAGTTCAAGAACCTTGGTGGCTATCTACTTGACATGAGCAGG CTTTCTGATTCTGAAGATAAAAGAAACGGATATATAAACCTCTCCAGAGTCGAGAAGTTCATTCTTTTAGTTGGCTCATATGAAGataaaattttcaacaaaagaaTATATCTTCGCGAGCGCCAACTTAGATACCTTTGCAATGATTCAGATAAA CAAGATGAACATGAAGGTCATGCATTATCCAGTGAGAAAGCTCCTACTTCCATAGATTCAGCAGATATTGCTGAA CAAGATGAACATGAAGGTCATGCATTATCCAGTGAGAAAGCTCCTACTTCCAGAGATTCAGCAGATATTTCTGAA ATTGATAAAAACACAGACGAGTTGATAGAAAAGTTCAATGATAATCTTCGCAAGAACTTTGACCTATTTAAGAATGGTCAATTCGTAGACAAA GTGAGACTGGGGACTACTGGCTGGAAAGAAAGATACTACAAAGAGAAATTTTCTGCAAAAACCTGGAGGGATATTGAAATCCTAAGAAAAGAACTT GTAAAGAAGTACACTGAAGGACTATTGTGGGTTCTTCTGTATTATTTTTCAGCAGTCCCATCATGGTCATG GTTTTACCCATACCACTATTCACCATTTGCGTCAGATTTGAAGGGCCTTGCTCAGGTCAGCGTAGAGTTTCGAAAGGGTTCCCCATTAAAACCATTTGATAGCCTATTGGCTGTACTACCCATAAAGAG tgcTCATGTGCTTCCCAAAGTTTACCAGGCTCTGATGACAGATGCAGAGTTCAAGCTCATTGATTTTTATCCTACTG ATTTTGATATCGATCTGGATGGAAAACGTTTTCAGTGGCAG GGAATCGCCAAGCTCCCATTTGTAGAGGAAGAACGCCTTCTATCCGAAACCAAAGAATTAGAGAGTGGTCTACTG GAGGATGAAGCATTGAGGAACAGAAACAATGTTGATCAGTTATATGTGAGTAGCACACACAAGTTGGCATCGCAAATTTTGTCACTTTCCCCAAATGAAAACGAAGTGGTTGAGATTGATACCAGTATGAG TGATGGTATTTCCGGTTTTATTCATCTTCCTAATGAGGATACTGAAATAGTTCACAGGGAAGTCCATAACAGCATTGAAGAGAACTGTGTCTT ATGTGTGTCTTTTGAGATGCGTGATGTTGTGCATATTCCTGGCTTACTTGATGGTGTTATCCTTCCAAttaag AGTATTGCCGAAGAAGATATTATGGAAACAAAACTATGGCATGAAAACTATGGTAACAAACCCTACAGCAG ATTGCAGAACGAAAGATGGAGAAAAGCATATAGTAGCTCGAATTCTGCTTCAAGCATCTCCCCTAAGATGATACATGAAGGCTATCAGAGTAGATTTACTACAGATTCATCTTCTGAGGTGATATATAAAGGTGCTGGTGTTGGATGGGGTGGTGGTAGAGGAAAAGTGAATGATACTTCCAATATAAACAAACATATTGAGAGTAGAGAAAGAGTCACATTACCTAGAAATGGTGAAACATCTGGCACAAACAATGTGCGGCAGCAGAGAATAAATTTCAGGGATCCTAGCCAACAAGGGAGGGGACAGCACGGTGCAACAGTTTCTCCGACTTCCTCTTTGAAACACAGTTCTGCTACCAGCTCTGTGCAGGGCCGTGGCAGAAGCCGACATTCTTCTGTCGAGGAAAGTGCCAGCCACTGA
- the LOC133877333 gene encoding pentatricopeptide repeat-containing protein At2g13600-like, translated as MGSQRYKNALQLPQLLRLLVRHVSTQQQILSTKLVIYYDPSAQLSYMEISQKFYEAMKACASLKSTPIAQKLHAKLISTGLDSSIFLQNHLLHLYFNCNLIDDASRVFTNIEHRNVYSWNTMISGLVGSGRMGEAEKMFEEMPERDSVSWTSMMSGYFHNGQAKNTVNMFSWMIRDGNCVDDSFSFTCAMKACGSLGYIKLALQLHGLVEKFDFGSNMYMAIQNSIMDMYIKSGNVSHAERVFLRIPDPSLFCWNSMIYGYSKLYGVERALDLFNQMPERDCVSWNTMISILSQHGFGVQSLSMFVEMWNQGIRPNSMTYATVLSACTSIYDLEWGAHLHTRIVRMEPAVDVSVGGGLVDMYAKCGCLEFARWVFESLMEQNAVSWTSLISGYAQFGLEEEALILFNQMREAPVALDDFTLATVLGVCSGQKYVSIGEQLHGYTIKSGMDYSVAVGNAVVTMYAKCGNAQKANHAFELMPIRDIISWTAMISTFSQIGDIEKAHKYFDKMPERNVITWNSMLGTYTQHGFWEDGLKLYTIMQRQGVKPDWITFAISISACADLAILKLGIQIVTQAEKLGFGSNVSVANSVVTMYSRSGRIEEAQKVFDLIHEKDLISWNAIMAGYAQNGLGRKVIDIFENMLKMKYSPDHISYVSVLSGCSHSGLVTEGKHYFYSMTKDFGISPTSEHFACMVDLLGRAGLLEEANKLINEMPFKPNIAIWGALLGACRTHRDSELAEFAVRNLLELEVEDSGSYILLANMYLDSGKLEGVADVRKLMREKGIHKIPGCSWIEVENRVHVFTVDDTNHPQIKDIYRMLEEIMKKIEDTGSYINAFSSLRCQGYHSEKLAVAFGLISLPNWMPIQVMKNLRVCNDCHLIIKLISRVTSRELIVRDGYRFHHFKNGFCSCGDYW; from the coding sequence ATGGGATCTCAAAGGTACAAGAACGCTCTTCAGCTCCCGCAACTCTTGCGCCTGCTCGTGCGCCATGTCTCAACCCAACAACAAATCCTCTCCACAAAACTCGTTATCTACTACGACCCCTCAGCGCAACTGTCTTACATGGAAATATCTCAGAAATTCTACGAAGCTATGAAAGCCTGCGCGTCCCTCAAGTCCACACCCATTGCCCAAAAACTCCATGCCAAGCTCATATCCACCGGACTGGATTCCTCCATTTTCCTCCAGAACCATCTCTTGCACTTGTACTTCAATTGCAATTTGATCGATGACGCTTCCCGGGTTTTTACCAATATTGAGCATCGTAATGTTTATAGTTGGAATACGATGATAAGTGGGTTGGTTGGGTCGGGTCGAATGGGTGAAGCAGAGAAGATGTTCGAGGAAATGCCTGAAAGAGATTCTGTTTCTTGGACTTCGATGATGTCGGGCTATTTCCATAATGGGCAAGCGAAAAATACTGTAAATATGTTTTCTTGGATGATACGGGATGGTAACTGTGTTGATGACTCATTTTCCTTTACTTGTGCAATGAAGGCTTGTGGTAGTCTCGGCTACATCAAGTTGGCTCTTCAATTGCACGGTCTTGTGGAGAAGTTTGATTTTGGAAGCAACATGTATATGGCTATTCAGAATTCGATAATGGATATGTATATTAAGTCTGGAAATGTGAGTCATGCAGAGAGAGTGTTTTTAAGAATCCCAGACCCGAGCTTGTTTTGTTGGAACAGTATGATCTATGGTTATTCTAAACTGTATGGGGTAGAAAGAGCTCTTGATTTGTTCAACCAAATGCCTGAACGTGACTGCGTGTCTTGGAACACAATGATTTCAATCTTATCTCAACATGGCTTTGGGGTTCAGAGCCTTAGTATGTTTGTTGAGATGTGGAATCAAGGTATTAGACCGAATTCCATGACATATGCCACTGTCCTAAGCGCATGCACTAGTATATATGATCTGGAATGGGGTGCCCATTTGCATACTCGGATTGTTCGCATGGAACCAGCTGTTGATGTTTCTGTGGGTGGTGGTCTGGTTGATATGTATGCAAAATGTGGATGCTTAGAATTTGCTAGGTGGGTATTCGAGAGCTTAATGGAACAAAATGCAGTCTCGTGGACTTCTTTAATCAGTGGATATGCACAGTTTGGGCTTGAAGAAGAAGCTTTGATACTGTTTAATCAAATGAGGGAGGCTCCTGTTGCCTTGGATGACTTTACTCTTGCAACGGTTCTTGGGGTTTGTTCTGGTCAGAAGTATGTTTCTATTGGGGAGCAGCTGCATGGATATACAATCAAGAGTGGAATGGATTACTCTGTTGCCGTAGGGAATGCTGTTGTTACAATGTATGCCAAGTGTGGAAATGCTCAGAAAGCAAACCATGCGTTTGAATTAATGCCAATTAGAGATATAATATCATGGACAGCGATGATCAGCACATTCTCTCAGATTGGTGATATTGAAAAAGCTcataaatattttgataaaatgccAGAGCGGAATGTCATAACTTGGAATTCAATGTTAGGCACATATACACAACATGGCTTTTGGGAAGACGGTCTCAAGTTGTATACTATAATGCAAAGGCAAGGGGTTAAGCCTGATTGGATCACATTTGCTATTTCAATTAGTGCCTGTGCTGATTTAGCAATATTAAAACTTGGTATCCAAATTGTAACTCAAGCTgaaaaattagggtttggttCTAATGTTTCAGTTGCAAATAGTGTTGTTACTATGTATTCCAGATCTGGACGAATTGAAGAAGCACAAAAAGTTTTTGACCTGATACATGAGAAAGATTTGATTTCGTGGAATGCAATTATGGCAGGATATGCTCAAAATGGTCTAGGTAGGAAAGTAATAGACATTTTTGAGAACATGCTGAAGATGAAGTACTCACCTGATCATATAAGCTACGTATCTGTTCTATCGGGTTGTAGCCATTCGGGGCTTGTAACAGAAGGAAAGCATTACTTTTATTCCATGACTAAAGATTTTGGCATCTCTCCAACATCTGAGCATTTTGCTTGTATGGTGGATCTGCTTGGTCGGGCTGGATTACTAGAGGAGGCCAACAAATTGATTAATGAGATGCCTTTTAAGCCAAATATTGCTATTTGGGGGGCTCTGCTAGGTGCTTGTCGGACCCATCGTGACTCAGAATTAGCAGAATTTGCAGTGAGGAATTTGCTTGAGTTAGAGGTGGAAGACTCTGGTAGTTACATCCTTCTAGCAAATATGTATTTAGATTCTGGAAAATTGGAAGGTGTTGCAGATGTGAGAAAACTGATGAGAGAGAAAGGAATCCATAAGATTCCTGGTTGTAGCTGGATAGAGGTTGAAAACAGGGTACATGTGTTCACTGTAGATGACACTAATCACCCGCAAATCAAGGACATTTACAGAATGTTGGAGGAGATCATGAAGAAGATAGAAGATACAGGAAGCTACATTAATGCATTTAGCTCTCTTCGTTGTCAGGGTTACCACAGTGAGAAGCTTGCTGTGGCTTTTGGCTTGATTAGCCTGCCTAATTGGATGCCTATCCAAGTAATGAAGAATCTTCGAGTTTGCAATGATTGTCACTTGATAATAAAGCTGATTTCTCGTGTTACCTCAAGGGAACTTATAGTGCGAGATGGATACCGATTTCATCATTTCAAGAATGGATTTTGCTCTTGTGGAGATTACTGGTAA
- the LOC133877332 gene encoding 5'-3' exoribonuclease 3-like: MGVPSFYRWLINKYPKVVVKATEDEGECINTSLPNPNGIEFDNLYLDLNGIIHPCFHPDDHPRRPKTFEDVFNNIFEYVGNLFCIVRPRKLLYMAMDGVAPWAKMNQVRAGRFGTAKSMENSEAKEANFERLIRQYFEMEEKLVFLHKRESEVSDPNMITPGTEFMYKLSKALRSYVISCINNDPGWRDIKVIISDANVPGEGEHKIMSFIRQQRNCSTGYNPNTRHCVYGLDADLIMLALATHEVHFSILREEPPQIDESSVQQRQRAWFKKPYEFVHVWILREYLELDMKISEPPLNLKIDLERIVDDFIFLCFFVGNDFLPRMPSLEVHEGAIVLLMTVYKEEFKNLGGYLVDMSRLSEDKRKGRINLSRVEKFILLVGSNEEKIFKKRTEIREHKLRQLCNYSDKQDENEGHALSGEKAPTSKDSAESSTVSSGNKSVDFSEIDKDRKELIEKSNYNLRENSSHSDLFKSGHWVDKVRLGTAGWKERYYKEKFSAKTWRDIESLRKEIVKKYSEGLLWVLLYYFSGVPSWSWFYPYHYSPFASDLKGLAQVRVEFQKGSPLKPFDYLLAVLPLKSAHVLPKVYQALMTDAEFKLIDFYPTDYDIDLDGKRFRWQGISKLPFVEEERLLSETKELESGLLEDEALRNRNNVDQLYVSNTHKLASQILSLSPNENEVVEIDTSMSDGISGHIHLPNEDTEIVHREVHNSIEENYVLCVSFEMRDDVHIPSLVDGVTLPIKSITEEDIKETKLWHEYYGSKPSNRLQYERCRKAYSSTDSASSISPKMIHEGYQSRFTTDSSSEVIYKGAGVGWGAGRGKVNDTSNINKHIESRERVILPSSSFSEQKSSLSSWDARKCYSSLVTSSCDLNEQVKPHGGAQSMNNNIWPSRNGETSGTNNVLQQRLNFRDPSHQGRGQDGATVSPTSSLKHSSATSSVQGCGRSQHSSVEERGSH; the protein is encoded by the exons ATGGGTGTGCCGTCGTTCTATCGGTGGTTGATAAACAAGTACCCAAAAGTTGTGGTTAAAGCTACTGAAGATGAAGGAGAGTGCATCAACACCTCCTTGCCAAACCCTAATGGCATAGAGTTTGATAATCTCTACCTCGATTTGAATGGGATTATCCACCCCTGCTTCCACCCCGATGATCAT CCTCGCCGTCCAAAAACGTTCGAAGATGTATTCAATAATATCTTTGAATACGTTGGCAACCTTTTCTGTATCGTAAGGCCACGGAAGTTACTTTATATGGCGATGG ATGGAGTTGCTCCATGGGCCAAAATGAATCAAGTACGAGCTGGACGTTTTGGGACTGCTAAGTCCATGGAAAATTCT GAAGCTAAGGAAGCCAATTTTGAGAGGCTAATACGACAGTACTTTGAAATGGAagaaaaactggtttttcttcatAAACGCGAATCTGAAGTTTCAGATCCCAATATGATCACTCCAGGCACAGAATTTATGTACAAATTGTCAAAGGCCCTCAGAAGCTATGTTATTTCATGTATAAACAATGATCCAGGCTGGAGGGACATCAAG GTTATTATTTCCGATGCCAATGTTCCTGGTGAGGGCGAACATAAGATAATGTCTTTTATTCGCCAACAACGAAACTGTAGTACTGGATATAATCCAAATACGAGGCACTGCGTCTATGGTCTG GACGCTGATCTGATAATGCTTGCTTTAGCAACACATGAAGTTCATTTTTCCATTTTGAGAGAG GAGCCTCCACAAATCGATGAAAGTTCAGTGCAGCAAAGGCAAAGGGCATGGTTTAAAAAGCCTTATGAG TTTGTACATGTATGGATTCTGCGGGAATATTTGGAGCTTGACATGAAAATCTCTGAACCTCCACTCAATCTGAAGATAGATCTTGAGCGGATAGTTGAtgacttcattttcttgtgcTTTTTTGTGGGCAATGATTTCCTACCCCGCATGCCTTCATTAGAAGTTCATGAG GGTGCTATTGTTCTATTGATGACTGTTTACAAGGAGGAGTTCAAGAACCTTGGTGGCTATCTAGTCGACATGAGCAGG CTTtctgaagataaaagaaaaggacGTATAAACCTATCCAGAGTCGAGAAGTTCATTCTTTTGGTTGGCTCaaatgaagagaaaattttcaagaaaagaacagaaattCGCGAGCATAAACTTAGACAACTTTGCAATTATTCAGATAAA CAAGATGAAAATGAAGGTCATGCATTATCCGGTGAGAAAGCTCCTACTTCCAAAGATTCAGCAGAAAGTAGTACAGTATCAAGTGGGAATAAGAGTGTCGATTTTTCTGAA ATTGATAAAGATAGAAAAGAGTTGATAGAAAAGTCCAATTATAATCTTCGCGAGAACTCTAGCCACAGTGACCTATTTAAGAGTGGTCATTGGGTAGACAAA GTGAGATTGGGGACTGCTGGCTGGAAAGAAAGATACTACAAAGAGAAATTTTCTGCAAAAACCTGGAGGGATATTGAAAGCCTAAGAAAAGAAATT GTAAAGAAGTACAGTGAAGGACTATTGTGGGTTCTTCTGTATTATTTTTCAGGAGTCCCATCATGGTCATG GTTTTACCCATACCACTATTCACCATTTGCGTCAGATTTGAAGGGCCTTGCTCAGGTCAGAGTAGAGTTCCAAAAGGGTTCCCCATTAAAACCATTTGATTACCTATTGGCTGTACTACCCCTAAAGAG tgcTCATGTGCTTCCCAAAGTTTATCAGGCTCTGATGACAGATGCGGAGTTCAAACTTATTGATTTTTATCCTACTG ATTATGATATCGATCTGGACGGAAAACGTTTTCGGTGGCAG GGTATCTCCAAGCTCCCATTTGTAGAGGAAGAACGCCTTCTATCTGAAACCAAAGAATTAGAGAGTGGTCTACTG GAGGATGAAGCATTGAGGAACAGAAACAATGTTGATCAGTTATATGTGAGTAACACACACAAGTTGGCATCGCAAATTTTGTCACTTTCCCCAAATGAAAATGAAGTGGTTGAGATCGATACCAGTATGAG TGATGGTATTTCCGGTCATATTCATCTTCCTAACGAGGATACTGAAATAGTTCACAGGGAAGTCCATAACAGCATTGAAGAGAACTATGTCTT ATGTGTGTCTTTTGAGATGCGTGATGATGTACATATTCCCAGCTTGGTTGATGGTGTTACCCTTCCAATTAag AGTATTACCGAAGAGGATATTAAGGAAACAAAACTCTGGCATGAATACTATGGTAGCAAACCCTCCAACAG ATTGCAGTACGAAAGATGTAGAAAAGCATATAGTAGCACGGATTCTGCTTCAAGCATCTCCCCTAAGATGATACATGAAGGCTATCAGAGTAGATTTACTACAGATTCATCTTCTGAGGTGATATATAAAGGTGCTGGTGTTGGGTGGGGTGCTGGTAGAGGAAAAGTGAATGATACTTCCAATATAAACAAACATATTGAGAGTAGAGAAAGAGTCATATTACCTAGCTCTTCTTTTTCCGAACAGAAGAGTTCATTGTCAAGTTGGGATGCTAGAAAGTGTTACAGCAGTCTTGTTACATCAAGTTGTGACCTAAATGAACAGGTCAAGCCTCATGGAGGAGCTCAGTCGATGAACAACAATATTTGGCCGTCTAGAAATGGTGAAACATCTGGCACAAACAATGTGCTGCAGCAGAGACTAAATTTCAGGGATCCTAGTCATCAAGGGAGGGGACAGGACGGTGCAACAGTTTCTCCGACTTCCTCTTTGAAACACAGTTCTGCTACCAGCTCTGTGCAGGGCTGTGGCAGAAGCCAACATTCTTCTGTAGAGGAAAGGGGCAGCCACTGA